Proteins from one Cervus canadensis isolate Bull #8, Minnesota chromosome 25, ASM1932006v1, whole genome shotgun sequence genomic window:
- the PIP4K2C gene encoding phosphatidylinositol 5-phosphate 4-kinase type-2 gamma → MASSSVPPAAVPAATAAPGAGFGFASKTKKKHFVQQKVKVFRAADPLVGVFLWGVAHSINELSQVPPPVMLLPDDFKASSKIKVNNHLFHRENLPSHFKFKEYCPQVFRNLRDRFGIDDQDYLVSLTRSPPTESEGSDGRFLISYDRTLVIKEVSSEDIADMHSNLSNYHQYIVKCHGSTLLPQFLGMYRVSVDSEDSYMLVMRNMFSHRLPVHRKYDLKGSLVSREASDKEKVKELPTLKDMDFLNKNQKVYIGEEEKKVFLEKLKRDVEFLVQLKIMDYSLLLGIHDIIRGSEPEEDGPVREEESEGDGDCGLTGPPAPVGSYGTSPEGIGGYIHSHRPLGPGEFESFIDVYAIRSAEGAPQKEVYFMGLIDILTQYDAKKKAAHAAKTVKHGAGAEISTVHPEQYAKRFLDFITNIFA, encoded by the exons ATGGCGTCCTCCTCGGTCCCGCCGGCCGCTGTACCGGCGGCGACAGCGGCCCCCGGCGCGGGTTTCGGCTTCGCCTCCAAAACCAAGAAGAAGCATTTCGTGCAGCAGAAGGTGAAGGTGTTCCGGGCGGCCGACCCGCTGGTGGGCGTGTTCCTGTGGGGCGTAGCCCACTCG ATCAATGAGCTCAGCCAGGTGCCTCCCCCGGTGATGCTACTGCCAGATGACTTTAAGGCTAGCTCCAAGATCAAGGTCAACAATCACCTTTTCCACAG GGAAAATCTGCCCAGTCATTTCAAGTTCAAGGAGTACTGTCCCCAAGTCTTCAGGAACCTGCGTGATCGGTTTGGTATTGATGACCAGGATTACCTG GTATCCCTTACCCGAAGTCCCCCAACTGAAAGTGAAGGCAGTGATGGTCGCTTCCTTATCTCCTATGATCGGACTCTGGTCATCAAAGAAGTATCCAGTGAGGACATTGCTGACATGCATAGCAACCTGTCCAACTACCACCAG taCATCGTGAAGTGTCACGGCAGCACACTGCTGCCCCAGTTCCTGGGGATGTACCGGGTGAGCGTGGACAGCGAGGACAGCTACATGCTTGTGATGCGCAACATGTTCAGCCACCGTCTGCCCGTGCACAGGAAATACGACCTCAAG GGCTCCCTAGTGTCCCGGGAAGCCAGCGATAAGGAGAAG GTTAAGGAACTGCCCACCCTTAAGGATATGGACTTTCTCAACAAGAACCAGAAAGTTTATATTGGTGAAGAGGAGAAGAAAGTCTTTCTAGAGAAGCTAAAGAGAGATGTGGAG TTCCTAGTGCAGCTGAAgatcatggactacagccttctTCTGGGCATCCACGACATCATTCGGGGCTCTGAGCCAGAGGAGGACGGGCCAGTGCGGGAGGAGGAGTCAGAGGGGGATGGCGACTGTGGCCTTACGGGGCCTCCCGCTCCGGTGGGCTCCTATGGCACCTCCCCTGAGGGTATCGGCGGCTACATCCATTCCCACCGGCCCCTGGGCCCTGGAGAGTTTGAATCCTTCATCGATGTCTACGCCATCCGGAGTGCTGAGG GGGCCCCTCAGAAGGAGGTGTATTTCATGGGCCTTATTGACATCCTGACACAGTATGATGCCAAGAAGAAAGCAGCTCATGCAGCCAAAACTGTCAAGCATGGG GCGGGGGCAGAGATCTCTACCGTCCATCCTGAGCAGTATGCTAAGCGATTCCTGGATTTTATTACCAACATCTTTGCCTAA